taaagtcagtctggattttccaggcaagctCAGACCGTTAAAATGCCACTGAAGTCAGCCTGTATGGATGGtgtgcaaaaagaaaagaaaaaaagagaaaagaaaaaaaatcctcaaaaaacatgacaacaccACCAGATTAGACTTTGCCACGAGTGTAGTCCAATAAGCATTAGCAGCACAGTGTTTGGtcaaatgaaaccaaaataaagttatttgGATCAGAAAGGATCAGAGTGAAAGAAGAGGAGTGTGTTGATACAAAGATGGGTAAGTGCAAAAGGTGTAGACGAAATGACATTTCTGGATACTAAAATAAGTGAATGAAAGACGAGTCCTTGTGTTAAAAGCTTGACGGGGGATAAATTTGCCATCATGGCGATGATCCTGAAAAACACAAGGCAACAACAAACCCACCAACAcgtttgaaaagcatgttatcCTCGAAACAAACCACCAAGATGATGCAATTTATTAGAGctccaaactgtaaaaacagaaagaatcatgtTATTTTTGACTTTCTAACAAACCCTGGACTAATCAGCTGTGACACAACTgtgatattccattaaaatcactttGTCCAACATGTCTCGTTCTATCCTGATTATGCACTCTTCAATTATATCCCATTAGGGACTCTGCTGTGACCAAGagtcttaatttttttcttatttatttaagtGATTTGTTGCAATATAACAAGGTAATACTGAAGATATTTTTGCGTTTTGATGTCTCTCTACTGCTCACCACGGTTGTGCCCTTTCCATGGACGTACCTAAGGTTATATCGGAGTCAAAAATGAGCTCAGAGTAaggaaaaatgtgacgggagcaaaAGACATCCAAAAGCtatttgaggttcagagggttaaagaagaaatatgtgaaaGCTGAGACCTGTCCAAATATTTCCAAACTCAAATTCAACAGAGCAGTTTTGAAGGAGTTTAGGTGGAAACTCGAGCAATAAACTGACAGCAGCTGAAAAGAACAACCTGAAGAACATGTGTCCACAAATTTGAAACTAGTATCATTCATCGTTGCAtgtatttgctgctgtaacactgaaaATTTCCCCACTACAGGATCAATAGAGGTTTAATCTACCTAATCTATCTGTATCTGGGCATGcagaaagaatgaaaaagaaGATACAAAATCCAAAAAGGGTAACTGCCTGTAGTCTCTGTGTACTCTGATCTATCAATTATACAGTCAGATGGTGTATAAATACCAACACCTGCATATTCAAGCAATTATTTATGGGAGAAGTGGGCAAGTTATCTCAGCCACTTCAACCATTGTGTGATTGTTGGTGTCAGACTGGCTTATTTGAGTATTTCTGAAACTGCTGATCTTCTGGGACTTTCATGCACTGCAGTCCGGAAtggtgtgaaaaacaacaacaaaagaaacactTCTGTGGAACCAAGCACTTCGTTcatgagaggtcagaggagaatggccGTAGTGGTTGGAGCTGGCAGAAAAGATACAGATACCATCTCTCTATAACTGTGGAGAGCAGGGGAGCATCTCAGGATGCACAACACATGCTTGAGGCGGGAAAGGCTACAACAGCAGAAGATAATGTCTGGTTCCAATCCTGTCAGGCAAGAACAGAAATCTGACGCTGCGGCGGACACAGGCTCACCGAGGTGCGGCAGGTGAAGACTGGGGAACATAGTCACAATCAAAGAAAGTCATTTTGCAATAGTGCCTCCCAAATATTTAATTCAGTCCAAATCCTAGAAGTCTACTCCTGTCTGTCAGATATAATATTTCACACCTTTGCCAACTTAATTCAAACACAGAGCAATTACATTATATCCCAATAATCACATTTCATATACTTGATcctaaaagaaaatgtatctttatgcatttatttaactggaaatgcagtaaaaagaaaaaaaaaagaaactgaaagatTGCACATGGCACAAGAAATCTGACCTCTGATACAGAATTATATTTGTATGATTTATCACTTCTGACTCCTCTGCTGATTGGTAATTACATCTAGAGGGTTTTACTATTCAActgaagaaaaatgtcattgttgcCCCTAATCCCTCTGTggaaaggtcagaggtcaggggAAGCTAATAGGACCTGGAGGGTGGAGGGCTGAGTACAAAATTTTGCCAAACAATATTGTAGCAGAGTTGATGCTTGATGTGATGAAGGTTTAAAGCCTGATCTAGACAGGAGTTTCTCTAATCATTACACAATCACTGCCCTTCAGCAGCAACCTCAGGACAAAAAAAGGCACATAGAAATGTGTCTGCACACTAACTAGATTAAAAGATAATATTTAGCTACTGTCCAAAAGTTACACtcctaaattaaaaatctgaagtgACTTGCTTTGCTTCCAGAGATTACCCAGAGGAGTGAGGAAATAAGACCCAGACTGGCAGACAGGAGGCTCAGCTCTAACCAAACAGAGAAAGTTAGCATTTTCCGATGAAATGTCTCTACACAGCGCAATATTTCTGTGCTAAAGTTTATGATTAATGGACACAGTCTGCTCCCAGTCTGCTCCCTGTGTCTTATATTAAAAATGGGCGATGGGAGATCGCAGATGTATCTATAAGGCATTATAAATGATGATGCCGCCTCTGGAGAAAGCGCTTCCCTTTTGTGTTCATAAGCTATTGTTTTGCTATCTGCTGTGGTTAAACAAGGCATTATTTGGCAGCGTGAATCTGAAATAAGTGATAGTTTTGGATAATGGACTGCAATATATCACAAGAACAGCAAACACGTGTGAGTGTGTCCAACCAGCAAAGCACAGTAAACAAAAGCCAGTGAAATAGTTTGCTAGGTCTGACAAAGATCTATCATTTGGACAACTACTTTCACTTGTAGGCTGGTGAAAAGCTTACTAAATGGAAGGACATTGGAATTTATGCCAACAATTACAGAAATTGGATTGACTCTAAAACTTTACTAGCCACCCTGACTGCTTCATAGCAATGCAATATTTTCGAGTAAATGAGACTGATTTTACCTGATGTTAAATCATGCCTGGTACATGAGTGATTGAGACATGTGCCAGATGAATTTATCATGCGTTTTCCTGTTGCATTGTGCGCTTATGCATTTCTATGGTTAGTGATGCTTCTGAAAGTGCATTTATTTCAACAGTCCCTCTCTAATCTAATCAACGCAATGAGACGATAATTGCACTCCAACTACTTCAAAACTCAGCAGCACAAGTCCTCAGTAAGACCAGAGGAGAGCTCACATTACTGATTTTAAAGGCTCTGCACTGGTTACCCATCACTATTAGAATTGATTTTCGGTTCCTTTTGTTAGTTTATAAAACTCTTAATGGCCTTGGTCTTTTGGATTTATCTGATTTGCTTTCACCTTATGAACCCTCTGGTCTTCTGGCTGTGGCTTTTCAGTTAAACCTtaaatcagaacaaaaaaaaaaaaaactatgaagaGGTAATGTCTTTTTTCATATAATAGCCCACATTTCTCATACAACCTTCCAGAAGACCTGAGGGCAGCAGAGAGTGTTGAggtttttaaaagcaaactcgAGACCTGCCTTTTTGGTCAGACTTTTTACTGGTTTGATAGCTTTTATGCATTTGCTACTCTTCTTGGAACCAATTTTATTTACCGATTTCTCCATTTATTCACTTATTGACACATTTTAGTCTATTTAAAGTACAGTTTacttcatttttgtcagttcCTAGTCAATCTTTTAAGTTGTGCTTCTATTTCTAACTCCATCTCTTGTTTAATCATGAACCTTTTTTCCATTTATCAGTGTTACTTAatcttattttgtttcattttaactcaTCACCTCAGGGTTCCTCAGTGCCTGTGTTGGATAGGATAGCATTTCCTCTAGTTCCTTAGTCCTTGTGTTTCAGATGGGGGCTGGGTGTGAATGGTGGTAGGGGGAGGggattgtttgtattgttttattgctttttactTGTTACTTGTAAAGCACTTGGTGATGCATTTTATtcgtatgaaaagtgctatttaCGTGAAGTGTAATCTTTTCAAGGGgtgacaaaggaaaaaaagcgTTCATTGGTAAAGAAACCCGCCCAAAACTCAGGTCTAAAGAACGTTTTTAATGCTCtctgtaaataaattaaaccACAATAGCATATGTAGTTCATTATTATCCCGATTAAGCCCTCCTGTAGCTTGGTCACTTAATAATAAAGCCATTTGCCCAGTGTGTCAACAGGTTGccatttctcacattttctctACTGAATCCATTTTCCTGCTGCTTGAGTCTGTATAAACAAACGTGCACACAACTACCCTCGTTCAGCTTactaaatgtgtgatattcatgcTCCGTTGAATAACATTTGTCTGAATTCCTGCTTCCTTAGAGCATTTAGTGTAACACTTGTGCGTTTTTTACCTGCTCCCTCATCGCTCGAGGTCCTGCAGGACAGAGGAGGCCAAGAACACTTGTGTGACCCAGTTCTCCATCACTTTGCTTACCCTGTGGAATACTGAGCGAGAACAGGGGCTGGAATGActgagtcagaaaaaaaaaacgcagttTTAACTTCAGCTCAGGtggcaggttttgttttttgttttttttttaaagtagaccaatcaaagagggagagagaaagcagAATGAAAAATGGGCCTGTAGATTCAGGTTCCTTGTTCTCATCCCACAAATAGCAGGAATTTGATTGCTGATGGGGCTTTTGGCAAGGGTGCTGCTAAACCATCCTGTCGGCTCTTTAACTCAATGTGAGTCTATCTAACACAATAAGATAAAGTAATGGAAAGCCCAGCGCAAAAATAGGCACAGAGGCAGGGATGGTGGGCTGTAATGGTCTCAGATGCTTATTCTGGCATGACTTTTGGCCAGTGACGCCTTAGAGGATGTAGTCACTGCTTTCCGCTGTTGACACGCATTTTGATTGATCATCTCTGCCTTGCCGCATAAGGGTAGTGGTGGAAAATGCCATTTCAGCAGCCACTGCAAAAATATCCCACGGCTCAGTGCAGTTTATATTTGATTACGGCGCATGTAGGCATATTAGAGGGGCTTTGTTACTGAACAGAAAAAGGGGAAACTGGTGACTGCAAGCAGACGTCAAGAGCGCGGTAACACAAAAGTGATTCATTCTGTGTGGATAACATCACACCCTAATGTTCAAATCTTAAGGGCAGAATTTATGAAAGTTTGCAGTGGGTTAATGGAATCTTGCCACAGACAAAATCCATAACTGCATGATGGTGATCACTCAGAGCTGACAAAAGcagtgtaaaaaaaacccaaaaaaaacattaaaaccttttGCCATCGAGGCAATAACgcttagttttgtttttccttttcggTTAAATCAGCCCCAAATGGCAGGATAGAAAACATTGTGCTTGATTGCATTTGATTCGAGGTGTAATGACGACGAATTATTCAGTGTGTTGCATTCGCGGTTTTGTTACGTTTCGTTTAGTTTCGGAGCTGGCAACACAAACATTTGAGGAATAACTTGCACACATTAATGTTAAAGACATCACTTTTGGATTTATGATGCAGCTCCGACTAGAAGATACATCTAGAGCCGCTGCACAAATCAAACATGTCGGATATGAGAGTGACATTTGTGACTCTTGCGGAAGGCAAGAAAATCAATCCATGATTTGTGTATTCTGCAATAAAACATAGGATGGCTGTCTGTGAACTTCAACGTTTTTATAGATTGGATTTGCTACATTTACTGTAATCgtgcctaaaaaaaaaaaaaaaatcagtcccCATTGTCATGCTGGGATGTTCCTGATGCGGTACatgcagaaacagagagaagataGTGTGTCTGAGTTATATGAATATCTTCTTTTAATAGCACAAAACTGCCGAAAGACTAGTTGGTTGACACAATAAAAGAAGCACTGATAAAGCCTTCAGGTGTTTTATTCCATTCATGTCAAAACTGTGTAGATAAAGCTTTGAAACAACTTGAGTGGCAATAAtctcagaagaagaagaagaattcaatgtaaaaaaaaaaaaaattccataaTATGTAATATTCAATATTATGTATAAGCTGTTCTACAGAACTGCTGATATTTATTTCGCTCATCTCTTTTGTCTTAATATCCATTTCATTCCCCaccctttcacaataaaacagttttagTGACACTCAGTCCAAACTCAATATGCAGAATGCCACACATTTAGACAGTACTCTTAGTCTAAACTGTGTCTTAAAAGGTTTGTAACTCTGTTTGTACAAACAACAGTATTAATGGTGAACTAGAGTTCGTATGGCTGAACATTTCTTCTGTGTCATGCTATCAGCCTTCACAAAGCAGTAggttttttactgtatttgggTGGAGCTGAACTTAGCCATTATCTTCTGTTACTATTTATAAAACCAGCATTTTCTCACCTACTTTTATCTTTCACTCagtctgtaatttttttcccctgtctCTCCATCGCAAAACTCTTGTCTCATTTTCCCACAAAGTAAAAGCATCAATTACCCTCATAGAGCATTTCATGTTTGGATGAAAGCGGCTCTGTTCTCTCTGGTGAATAGACAGGGGAGATAGGAACAGGGCAGTCTTCCCAGTAGATACAATAAACTGGAAAatgtttgcatcattttaattaaaatgataaCTCTGTTGTGGAACCGGGGTTTATCAGGAAGAAGGGCGGCAGACGCAAATAAAtgtgacaacaaaaaaagcgattatgtgtttgtgttatcGCAAGCCATGTTCACTGCACACAGTAATTGTATTTTATGATTTCGTGTCCGCTCCACAGTTACATTTCCCCTTTCCAATGATGGCTTATGTTTCCTAGTAGTGCCTCGAAACACCCCACCAAGAACATTTTGGATTAGAGCAATATTGCCACTGAGACAATTCTGACAAACTGATAGCACATCGGGCGCACACTCGCTCACAGCCACACGctctcattcactcactcactcattctcTGCCAGACATGGGTGTCAGCCAAATGGTGCTATTTACTGGAGCAGGACTGGCACTTCTCCAGACCATGGGGGTAGCAGGCTTGGCAACGCAGATCactgatggactcattgaaGCGGTTTGCCAGCATGGACAGCTTGCTACCGTGACACAGAGAGCAGGGAGCGCAGCCCGAACCGCCACAATGCTGGCAGCTGTCGGCCTCCTGGAGACAGAAGAAACACAttagaggaggaagaggaggtagaGAGAGGAGCTGTGAGGTGAGGCAAAGGGTAAAAAAGGGGAGGGAGGGGTGTGAATGGGTGAGAAAGGCGAGGGACAGAGGGATACATATGACCACCAAATGTTAAATGCTCATTTCCAGTTGGTCATTTGAGGTCAGTCTCAGGTACTTTTAAAGTGCATGTAACTGTTATCCATAGTAAAATAAAGTTTTCCATTGAATACTTTACAGTGCAATTGTTTCAAAACTGATGAACTTGCAACTGTAGGCTGAACCACAACACAACTATCTAGTCTAATTGACCTGCCAGCTGGCAAACACCCTAAATGGCATAAAGATTTCTTTTCCCCAATACTATTTCTAATGAAATGCCTTTGGTAAGTACTTGTGTTGCAGGTTATTGTACAGCCAGCCAGTCATTTTTGCAGGCAGTTGGTCATTCCTGCAGAGTGTACAATAATGAGCATCTGCCTGAATATTACCAACACAATGAGAAGCagatacaaacagaaaatatactTTTGAATCTTAAACAACCAGATGGGGTTaatcagcagaaaatatttgtgaaaattttcGGCATTTAAAGTGACGTCTGTGGAGTGACCATGCTTGAGGTTGAGGTATAGTGAAGTATTTCCTGCCAACTAAATGCCATTCACCCCCGATTCTTTATGATTTCCTCCAGGAATCCCAAAGTAAAGTAATAGACAGATTAGCAATGCAAGGCTGCTCCAGAAGAAGAGgctccataaataaataaaaactgtggCACGGAGAAATAGTGTTTTGCAAATCTAACTCACTTTTTCAAAAGGCAAAATAGACAGCGGGCTGAAGTGAACGAGGCATTATTAAGTTCGGGAAACTGACTTTTGTTAATACCACAGGTTACTGTTTGAATCAGATAAGAATCCAcagtggaaaaaaccacctacAGCACCCAATGTTCTTAGCCTGTGAGCAAATATTTGCAGCCGAGATGCACCACAAACAGCAAATGAAAGTGTTCAGCACGTACTAAATGTCACAGGGattaaaaaacaatatattGTGCTTCAGTATTGTCCATGACTGGCTTGCTATATTACTGcaataaaaaacagaagttaaaaaaaaaaaaaaaaacaggacacagaTGTATTTTCTTGCAGAAGGCAGCAACAAAAGTTAAAGCAACTAGGGTAATGAAGAGACGCTGCATGCAATCCTTGTCTTTTCATGAAAGCCCATGTTTTCTTGCATCTAAACTCACATTTGTTGCATGGttagcaataaaataaatttgtgATGATCCGCTGTAATGGTGCAAACGAATTCCAGATTGAGTAAACCGTTACTAAAACTATTAAACTAAgattagaaatgaaaaaaaacagtgacataCTTTTGGAGTCTGGGCAACAAAGGcagagaaaataatgaaaaaaacaagtagCAAAGAGTTGTGAGACTGccaaataatacaaaaagaGCTGAGAATGAACTTTTTCTTAGAGgtagagaaaatgagaaaataacgAGAGAGGTGAGAAAAGGATGGTGGGAGACGGGGGAAGAGAACAGTAATCAGCCGAGGAGGTGAGAGGGAGGGAAATAATAGCGAGCTGGGTATCCTTGCTGGCTGGTAAGTGGCAGGCAGATGCTGCAAGGGCAGAGTAAAACTGTGGACTCATCAGTATCTGTTCACAGTTGACAGATAACACTAGGACAATAGGTTGGTGGTTGTTGCAGCAGGAAGGGGGAGTTTCtaaggcaaaagaaaaaagaaaagagagaacgGGGACACAAATAAGGTGGCAGCTACGAGAAAACACAAAGGAGACTGTGGGATGAGACGCCCCAAAAAACAACACTGCAGTTATTCTGTTGAACGCAACAAAACAAAGTGAAGATAAGATGGCAGGAGACAGAGAAAGTGAGAAGGGGAGGAATAGGAGAAGGACATGCTGAGACTGAGAATAACAAGAAACAGCAATGGGGTGATAAAAACCATACCACACCTCTGAGAATCATTTGGCCGAGGATCATTACCTTGGTATCTGCGTCGCTGATCTGTTTCTCCACCATCTCCTCCCCCTCCTGCGCAGAAAGAGATCTAGCCCTCCTCCGGCTCCCCCTGTCCCTGGCCTTTGGGTATCCGTCCAAGTCCACGGGAGGCACTGTGTGGTGCCGCAGCGACTCGGGCTTCTTCGGTGGTGCTCTGATGATGCGCAGATTGCTGGTGTAGATGATTATCTTGCCAAAGTCTAACACAGAGGactgacaaaaaaatttaattgaaaaatCTTATATCAGTTTATACCAACTACAGCACAGTGCAAGCATTTTTATGAGCCTTTAACTATGGCGTATAGGCTTATTTCATACACTTTCCAGAAAAACATATTCAGCTGTGGGTTTTTTGTGTGGGCGGCAAGAGAATTTGTAGTTGAAGGCAGCTGAGGAGTCACACCCTTTGTGTAAAgcacaacatgtttttttttttgctgtcttcTGGTTTAATGAGGCTTCTGGTGGAGAAATTGGAAACtaattattttaccacaaacaTCCTCCTCTAAAGAGTCAAGAATAAATCCCCTGATCTTCGGTACGAACAAAATAAATGGCTTATTTGATATTTCAAAGtgctcattcattcattcattcattcattca
This genomic stretch from Acanthochromis polyacanthus isolate Apoly-LR-REF ecotype Palm Island chromosome 17, KAUST_Apoly_ChrSc, whole genome shotgun sequence harbors:
- the LOC110952772 gene encoding glutaredoxin domain-containing cysteine-rich protein 2, whose amino-acid sequence is MEELQRKLNQRYEGTKPRKVRFKLASSYSGRVLKHVYEDGQELDSPEEKYPHSFVHRKIPPNHLEMEQLCGFEDTHGDQQGVYPPTGLIAQRINVYRGMGSYKPAASQTDEAEGDDKSSVLDFGKIIIYTSNLRIIRAPPKKPESLRHHTVPPVDLDGYPKARDRGSRRRARSLSAQEGEEMVEKQISDADTKEADSCQHCGGSGCAPCSLCHGSKLSMLANRFNESISDLRCQACYPHGLEKCQSCSSK